The Liquorilactobacillus nagelii DSM 13675 DNA window ACAGCACTTAAGCAAAAAATTCGTCAGTTGCATCAATTGTTAGCCAACTATGATGAATAATAAGATTATTAACTTTCACAATATAAACTAACAGATTTATCCTAAAAAAGAGTGAGTACGCAAAAAATGCAAACTCACTCTTTTTCTTTTACTTAAGATTAACGCTCAAAACAGTTGTTTGATAATTTATAAATCAATCATGATTTAAATTTGTTACAATAGGACCAAGATATGAATTAGGAAAGGGTGATCTTTTGGGAGCATGGGAAAAATTTCTAAATAATGTGCGGCTACGGCGAGTTGTCGTTTTACTGGTAGTAATATTGGTTCTATACTTAATGCGCAGCCTTTTAAGTTTGATTTTGTTGACATTTATCTTTACTTTTTTAGTGCTGAAATTTGCCGGCTTTTTAAAGCGGAGAGCTCATCTACCAACGGTAACAGGCGTAATTATAATTTACTTGGCCGTTGTAACAGCTCTCTACTTAGCAATAACAATCTATTTTCCAATGATTTTCAAACAAACGGAAGCAATGATCAAATATTTGATTGAATTTTACCAAAAGCCTTCTGTAGATGCTAATGGCTTTTTTAAAATGATCGGTAATTACATTAGTACATCAGACATTGCAGCTCAAATGAAAAATGGGGTTACACTGGTTTTTAAGTATGTAACGACAGTTGGAACAATGGGGGTAACTTTCATTTTGTCATTGTTTCTTAGTTTTTTCTTTACGATTGAGAACCGTCAAATGGCAAGTTTTTCTCGCAGCTTTTTGAGTGGACCGTATGCGTGGTTTTTTCAAGATATTTATTACTTTGCCGAAAAATTTGTTAATACATTTGGAGTTGTTATTGAAACGCAATTTATTATTGCGATTGTTAACACAGTGATTACAACAATTTGTTTAGCGGTTATGCAGATGCCGCAATTGTTTAGTTTATCATTGCTAATTTTTCTGATGAGTTTGATACCAGTAGCTGGGGTAATAATTTCAGCTATCCCGATGAGCGTAATTGGGTATTCAGTTGGCGGGGTTAGGTATGTTTTCTACATTATTATTATGTTACTGGTTGTTCACACATTAGAATCATATGTATTGAATCCAAAACTAATGTCTAATAAGACGGAACTACCGATTTTTTACACTTTTGTAGTATTATTTGTGGCAGAACATTTATTTGGCATGTGGGGACTAATTGTTGGAATTCCAATTTTTACTTTTTTACTGGATATTTTAGGAGTTAAGCCAATTCGTCCAACGAAAGCATACTTGAGGCGATTGAGAAATCACAAAAAGCCTAAGGAGGAAAAATAAAGTGAAAGTAACTGAATTTGTTGAACGCTATGCAGTTGATCGGCGTAATACTGATAGTGTTAAATGGGATTGTCTAGAAAGTGAATTTGGTAGTTCTGATTTATTACCACTATGGGTGGCTGATACGGAGTTTAAAGTTCCTAATGCAGTAACTGAAGCCTTGCAAGCACGTATTTCTCATGGTGCCTATGGCTATTCGCGAGTAGTCAGTGGCTACCAACAAGCATATATTAATTGGCAGCAGCAACGTTACCAGACAGAAATTCATCCAGATTGGATGCGTTTTGGTACTGGAGTAGTTCAATCCCTCAGTACATTGATTAATGTTTTAACTGAGCCCCAAGAAGCAGTAATGGTACTTCAACCAGTTTACTATCCCTTTATGCATGTGATTGAAAATAATCAGCGCAAATTAGTTGTTTCAGAATTAAAGCGCGCTGATCATCATTATGAAATGAATTTTACCGATATTGAGGCCAAAATCAAACAACAAAATGTTAAATTATTAATTAATTGTTCACCACATAATCCGGTGGGAAGAGTTTGGACCGAAAAAGAATTGACCAAGCTGTTAGAAATTTGTCGTGAAAATGAAGTTTTGTTCATTTCAGATGAAATTCATCATGATTTGATTATCGGTGAGCGACCATTTATTTCGGCCTTATCAATAGCTGATGGTCTTTATCGCGATAATATGGTAATGGTTGATTCAGCTTCAAAAACATTTAATTTAGCAGCTTTGCAAAACAATCATTTGGTTATTCCGAATCCACAGTTGCGGACGCGCTATGATAACTATGTTCAACGATTAAAGTCTCCAGCTGGTAGTTTGCTGGGACAAGTCGCAGCAAAGGCGGCATATGAAGAAGGTGCAGAATGGTTGGCCGGGATGCTAGGGCTTATTAAGCAGAACTTTTCGTACCTGAAACAGCATTTGGAGGCTGCTTCGTCAGCAATTGAAGTTTTTGACTTAGAGGGAACCTATTTGGCCTGGGTTGATCTTAGTCAAGTTATTCCACCAAATGAATTGGAAAGAGTTATGAAAAAGGATGCTAAATTAGCCTTGGATTTTGGTAAATGGTTTGGTGAAGGTGGAACTGGTTTTGTCAGAATTAACTTAGCAACAACTCCTGCCAATATTGAATTAGCTGTTAAACGTCTTTTATCAGTTATAAAATAATAAGGATTTTTTTCACATGTTGCATGCGGTTGGTACTATCAATTTTCAGAAATTCATTGTAAAATATGAGATGTAAACAAATAAATAATGAAAGAGGTTTTCGCTAGCTATGACAAAATTAGTATTTATTCGTCACGGACAAAGTGAATGGAACTTGGAGAACCTTTTCACTGGTTGGGTCGACGTTGATCTAAGTGAAAAAGGCGTAGAAGAAGCTAAGGAAGCAGGCCGTAAAATTAAAGAAGCAGGTCTGCAATTTGATCAGGCTTATACATCAGTATTAACTCGCGCTATTAAAACTTTACATTATGCATTGGAAGAATCTGGCCAGCTTTGGATTCCTGAAACCAAAACATGGCGTTTGAACGAACGTCACTACGGCGCATTGCAGGGTAAAAACAAAGCCAAAGCAGCAGAAAAATACGGTGACGAACAGGTTCATATCTGGCGTCGTTCATATGACGTTTTACCTCCATTATTGAGTGCTGACGATGAAGGTTCAGCAGCACAAGATCGTCGTTATGCTGACCTTGATCCACGTGCAATTCCTGGTGGCGAAAACTTGAAAGTTACTTTGGAACGTGTTATCCCATTCTGGGAAGACGAGATTGCTCCTAAATTATTAGACGGCAAGAACGTTATTATCGCAGCACATGGTAACTCATTACGTGCTTTGACCAAGTACATTGAAGGCATTTCTGATGCAGACATTATGGGTGTTGAAATGGCTACTGGTCAGCCAGTTGTTTACGATTTGGATGAAAAATTAAACATCGTTAACAAAACAAAGCTTTAATCAAAGCTGATATAACAGCAAATAGCCTCGGCTTCTTTGAAGGAAACCGGGGCTATTTTTGTACGCTGTGATTGGTGCTAGGATGACTTTTTGTTACTTACTGTAATTTTAAAATGGCAATTGTTGGCAAATGAAAAAATTTAGTTGGCATTTTTTGGACGAGATCTCCAAAGTTTAGTGAAACAGAAAATGAGTTAAAAAAAGTACCCTAATAACCCAAGGTACCCGAAAAATGAGCGTCCTTTATTTTCCGCTATATTTGGTGAAACTTTATATAAAACGCTGGAAAATATAGATAGCTTGTATAAATTAATAAAAAATTTACTTAAAATGAAAGATTCTTTTACGGGAAACGTGAACTTTCATTTATACAAATTTATTGACGCTCATCAATTGCCTACTAATTTTAAAAATTTATGTCATAGTTACTTATCTTTGGAGGCAAAATTAGTTGTATAATCAATAATTAATAAGTTTACCAGAAAATTAATTGAAAGGAATTGATTTTAAAATGAAGATTCAAGAAGGATATATGCCATTTCATCAATATCAGACTTATTTTCGGATTGTTGGAGAAGCTAATCAGGATAAAGCACCATTGTTATTGATACACGGTGGTCCGGGTTCTTCCCATAATTATTTTGAATTAATCGATGATTATGCCAAAACAGGTCGGCAATTAATTATGTATGACCAAATAGGCTGTGGTAAATCATCAATTCCAGAAGATGAATCAATTTATGTCAAAGAAACTTGGGCCCATGAATTAATTGCTTTACGCAAGTATTTGCATCTAGATGAAGTTCATTTATTAGGCCAATCCTGGGGTGGTATGTTGGAAATGTATTATTTAACCAATTATGCTCCCCAAGGAATTAAGAGTGTGATGATCAATGGTTCTCCAGCTTCAATTAAGCTCTGGGTCAAAGAACAGCACCGTTTACTTAAATATTTAAGTTATGAAGATCGCCAGGCAATTGCCGAAGCTGAAAGAACTGGAGACTTTACGGGACCTAAATATTTAGCAGCTAATGACCGTTATATGGAACGTTACTGCTGGGATGATCCTGATGAAAATTCACCGGAGCCTTTAAGAAGACCAACAAATGGGAAAAAAGCTAGTTTAATCGCTGAAGGACCAAACGAATTTACGGAAAATGGAACGATTAGTGATTTTGATGTGACAGAACAACTTAAAAATATTCAGGTACCAGTATTGGTTACGAATGGCACAGATGATTTGTGCACACCTTTGATTGCAAAATTGGTCTATGATCATATTCCAGGAGCCAAATGGCATTTATTTGCTAACAGTCGCCACTTAGCATTACTTGATCAACATGATGAGTTTATTCAGGTCTTAGATCAGTGGTTAAAAGCCAATGATTAGCAGGTAATTTTAATATCATTTTGATTGAGGAGGGGTATGCAAAATAGATTTTGAATTAGAAAATTGTGTTTATTGAAAATAACAAAAAAATTAATCAAGGAGACGATATTATGCCACTAGTACGTTTTGATTTGCAAAAAGGTCGTTCACCAGAACAAATAAAACGAATTTTAGATGTAACCCATACAGTAGTTGTGGATGTTTTCAAGGTTCCTCAAAGAGACCGATATCAGATTGTAACCCAACATGAACCTTATGAGATGGTTATCCAAGATACAGGTCTAGGATTTGAAAGATCTGAAAAAGTTGTCGTTATTTCGATAACGAGTAGTCCACGAAAAAAGGAAGATATAATTAAATTCTATAAAACCTTGGCTGAACGATTAGCGGCTAATCAATTGGTAGATCCGAAAGATTTAATGGTCAATATGGTTTTAAACACCAAGGAAAATTGGAGTTTTGGTTATGGAAAGGCTCAATTTTTAACAGGTGAACTGTAAAATTAAAATTGCATTGAACATTTGCAAGTATTGAAAATGGAAAGTTTGGGATGAAAATTCTCGGATTTGTAGTATCTATGATTATCTGTTTTACGAGGTTATTTTCGCTAACTAATCACCATTTGTCTCACTTTTTAAATTATGATTTTGGATCAATAATATATTCTTGCCAAGTGTGGTCAGAAATAAGTTTATATGAGGAATATATATTTTCCTGGGTATCATATTTTAATAGTGGAATAACATGACTCTGATCAGTATGACCATCAATAAAAAAATGACTTTCTCTATCCCAGAATATTTTTCCCAGATAGTTAGCATTTTGGGCAACTTCATCAGAGTAGACATGACCGGAAATAATTGTTTTTAAAAATTTTCCAGTTGTCGGTGGGTATTTATTAGTAAATGTTTCTGAGGCGGTTATACTTTCCCAATAGTCACCAGCATTTTCATCGATGCCAGCATGGACAAAAATTTGATTAGCAGTTATATAATAACGTTTGGCTTGATATTTTTGCGTAAACCAATTCAGTAAAGGCCGATTTGTAGGGCTTTGCAATATTTTTTGGCGAATTAAATTGTCCAATTCAAAAGCATCCGACTCTTTCATGACCATTGCTACAAGCTTAGAATAGCTCTTAGTTCCGATAAAACTATTAATTGTTTCAAAAAAATCATTGAAATTAAATTGGGGTTCTTTGTTGAATAGCCAATTGTAAAACCATTCATCGTGATTGCCTAATAAAGTAATAATTTGAGTCGGGTATTTTTTTTCGAGCAACATAACTTCGTTTAAAACTTGAAATGATTTTCGGCCGTTGTCGACATAATCTCCTAGAAAAACTAGTTTATTTTCTTTTGACTTTAAATCAACCCGTTTGAGAGTCTGCATCAATTCGGTATAATGTCCATGAATGTCACTCAGTGCATAGATTTTAGCGATTTTTAGTCAACTCCTTAAGGGAAATATTTAAAAGCTTATGCTCTGATTATACTCTTTTTCTTAATTTAAACTATTGTTAATATCAATAAGTTCAATCAAATTAATTAATACCGTTTTAAATCTAACTGGGATATAATTAAAGTAGCGTTAGATGGGATTGCTTTTATTTGTTAACACTTTCACAACTACTAAAAGTAGTATAAATGGAGGGAAGCTATAATGAAATTTAAAAAGGAATTGGTCAACAATAATTTTTCAGACGTAATTTTTAATCGCCATTCTGTTCGGCTTTTTGATCCCAAAGTAAAGATCTCTCGAGATGAGTTACAGGAAATAATTGCTCAGGCAACAACAGCTCCGTCAGCTTGCAATCTTCAGTCATGGCATTTTGTAATAATTGATACTCCAGAGGCAAAAGAAAAACTAAAAAAATCGGTTTTGAAATTCAACTATCCACAAGTTGATACATCATCAGCGATTATTTTTGTAGTTGGTGATACACAATCGCATACGGTTTATCGAGAGGTTTGGCAAAAGGTTTATGATGACCATAAGATAACTAAGGAAAAACTAGACCAAATTTTTGGCACTTTTTTGCCAATGTATGAAAATGCTACTCCTGAATTTTTACAATTGGATGCAACAGTTGATGGTTCAATTGTCGCAACACAGTTGTTATTATTAGCACGTGCACACGGTTATGATGCCAATGCATTTTCGGGTGTTAATTTTAAAACAATCATTCCAACGCTGGGACTTGATGCTAAACGCTATATTCCAATTATGGGAATTGCTATTGGGAAAGCAGCTGAAAAGCCATTGGAAACTACCAGATATGATTCTAAGACGCAAGTTGATTTTTTGTAGAAATTTAGATAAGAAATTATCTGATAGTTAAATAATGTTTTAATTATGTCTAAAAAAAAAAGGTGCTGTTAGCTTAAGTGTTCTTCAAAAGCTAGACTAAAAAGTCTAACATTTGGGGGACACTATTTTTTAGTTAAGGGAAATTTAATATTCTCTAAATTCTTGATATAATTGGAACATAGAAAAAATTATTTTGAACTCTCTAGTAAGGAAGGCTACCATGAACTTTTATTCTTATAAGTATCTAATTCAACAAAATAATCAGCAGAACTTGTTTTATATTGTCAGTGCAGGAGTTGTTGCGCTGATTGTAATCGTCATGGGGTGGCTCTGGTGGCGACATCGAACCGAGATGAAGTATCGCGATCTTTTTGTCATCATGATGTTATTATTACTGTTGATTATCGGTAGCCAAGTTAATGAGTGGCAAAGTGTGAAAAATGATTTTAACCAGAAATCACAAATTATTCAAATTATGCAGCGAATAGCAAAAGTCAAACATGTCAAGAAAAATCAAGTCTGGTCAAATACGACTGATCTAACGGATGGCATGCTAGTTATGATTAATCATCAGATCTATCGTGTAACTATTAATGATTCAGGCAGTAATTTTTCGTTGATGCAAGTGACGTTAACTAGTAATTCAATCAAATATATAAAAACGGAGAAGTAAAATGTTATCATATACAGATATAACAATTAAATTGGCGATTGGTTTACTGACGATTATTTTACAGATAAATTTATCTGGTAAAAGCAATTTAGCACCAATCAATGCCTTAGATCAAGTGCAAAATTATGTTCTTGGTGGTATCGTTGGTGGAATGATTTACAATGAAAGCATTACGGTATTGCAATATATTTTGGTTCTATTGATTTGGACATTGTTAGTAGCAAGCTTAAGGTTTACAACTAAGCATAATAAGTATATTAAATGGTTGATAGACGGTAAACCGCAGACACTCATTAAAAATGGTCGTTTGATTGTTGCAACTGCTTTGAAAAATGGTATGAGTGCGAATGATTTAACTTTTCGGTTGCGAACAGAAGGAATTTCAGATATTAAAAAAGTCAAATTAGCAGTTCTTGAACAAAATGGTCAATTAACAATTACGCAATATGGTGATGATTCGATTAAGTATCCTTTGATTGTTGACGGACAATTAAATGAATTAATGCTTGAAAATACTGGTCATGATTTGAAATGGCTGGAAGGACAATTAGAAAAGCAAAAGTTACAAATCAAGGATATCTATTTGGCAACTTATGTAGATCAACAGTTGAATATTTTTAGTTATGCTGATGTGGAGCATTAAATTGAAACCCAATAAAAAATAAATTGATCAAAAAATACTACTTTCCAAGATAGTATTTTTTTTTTTGCAAACTATTATTATTTGATTGCCATAACGCCGAGATTATTTATTGTCTTGAAGAGTAATTAGAAATAATACTGGCAAACTAAAAAGCAACTTGCAACTGAAACAAGGCAACGTTCAAATCCTAAAATCAGATGAACAATATTATTAGCAGTTTGCCTAATTGAATGATCAGCTTTCTAGGGATTATAGCTAGTAAAATATACCATGATAAATGAATTTTATTGCAATTAGATTTCGAAAGAACAAAAACTTTTTAGTGAAAGCTAACCTTTTGTTAATAATTAACTATACATTTAGAGTGTATAATTATTACTAAGCTTGTAGAAAGAAGTTGGAATAAATGGATAAAAAAACGGCCGTCAAAATTAAACTCAGCGGCCTAGTTTTGATGATTTTTTCATCAATTTTTGGTTTTAGTAATTCGCTAACTGCATTTTATCAAATGGGATATTCGAGTATTATTTGGTATGTTATTACCGCTCTGCTATTCTTCGTACCTTCTGCTTTGATGTTTGCTGAGTATGGGGCGTCTTTTAAGGCTGCTAAAGGAGGAATTTTTTCTTGGTTACGTGGCTCGATTGGTGAAAAGCCCGCTTTTATTGGAACTTTTATTTGGCTAGCAGCATGGGTGGTTTGGTTAGTATCCTCCACTCAATTTCTCTTGGTTTCAGTTTCGACGATGATTTCAGGTCACGATAAAACTCAAACTTGGCATTTATTTGGTTTAAATTCAGACCAGACGCTTGGTTTGTTGGAAGTTATTTTTCTATGCCTAGTTACGCTAATTGCTTGCCGTGGAATTAAGAACATTGCCAAAATTGCTTCATTTTGTGGGGTTTTTACTTTGGGAATTTCGGTTGTTTTTATTGGCTGCAGTTTATTAATTTGGTTGTTAAATCACGGTGCTTTGGCAGAACCGTTAACTAAAACTAGTTTAATCAAATCACCGAATGCTAGCTTTGTTTCGCCAATTGCCATTGTTTCGTTTATTATCTACTCACTTTTCGCTTATGGCGGTTTAGAGACAATGGCAGGGGTGATTGATTCAGTCGATCGCCCAGAAAAAACTTTTCCTCGTGCATTGATCGTTGCGATGCTACTAATGACAGTCATTTATGTTTTGGCAATCTTTCTGTGCGGTGTTAGCACAAACTGGCAAGAAATTTTGGGCAAAAAGAATGTTAATTTGGCCAATGTTGAATATGTATTGATTAATAATATGGGATTGACAGTTGGAGCCAAACTGGGTTTAAGTCATGCTACAGCGGTCAGTTTAGGAAAGATATTTTCACAAATTACAGCAATGAGTGATGTTTTTGGCGGGCTAGGTGCTGCTTTTGTCATGACTTATTCACCAATTAAGTCATTTATTGAGGGTTGTGATCCACGCTTGTTGCCGAAAAAACTAACTAAAATGAATCGCTTCAACATGCCAGCTGCAGCTATGTGGACTCAAACAATAATTGTTAGTTTGATTACAATTTTTATTGCGTTAGGTGGGAGTGCGGCTAATGAATTTTACACGGTTTTAACTGATATGATGAACGTATCATCTTCAGCGCCGTATCTTTTCTTAGTTGGAGCTTTCCCGTTTTTCAAAATGAAAAAAGATCTTGATCGGCCGTTTATCTTTTATAAAGACATACGTGGGACCTGGATAGTTACTGGGATTGTTTGGTTAGTAATTGCGATTGGAATAATCTTTACTTGCATTGAACCAGTACTTGATGGGGACTACTTGACAGCCTTTTGGACGGCATTCGGACCGGTCTTTTTTGGAGTAGTTGCTTGGATCTTTTATACGCGAGCAGAGCACAAACATATCTTAGATAATTAAATAGTAATAACTTTTAGGATTGAATTTGGGTTAATTCGTTAAGCTTTGATAAACAACTTTAGTTAATATTAGCTGGTTCACTATTAAAAAATTTCAGCTTAGCTAAAGTAGGTACTTTAACTAAAATTGATTTATGGAAAATAAAAAGTTAGATCGAAATTAAATTTTTGATCTAACTTTTGTTTATATTGTTAATTGTTTTTGAGTCGATGACGGTCTTGATAACTCACACTAGTTGAAAGCTTTCTGATAATCAAGAATATTCCAAATCCGGCTAATCCGCCCAATGTATTTTGGAGTAAGTCATTCAAATCAAATAAACGGTGTTCCAAGTAAAAGTAAGAAAAGATTAGCTGTGAAGTTTCGATTGTTAGTGAGGTAAAAAATGAAATTTTGAGCATTTTTTTCCAAGAAGCCAAATGTGGCCAAAGTAAACTAATGAAAATAGTTAATGGCAGCAACATAATTAAGTTTCCAGCAATTGTATATTGTGAAGCCGCCGTATATATTGTTTTGTACATTTCTAAAGGATGCCATTCAATATTAGTCAGATAACCGAATCCACCCGCTCCTCGAATCAGATGCCAATATGTCCAAGGAGTATAAATGTTAATGCTGGTAGTTAATTGAGCAACACAAAGTAAGTAGAAAACAAATAATCCTTTGATCAAATTGTGCCAAGTAAATTTAGGAAAGCGGGTTTGTGACCAGAAGACAATCAGTCCCATTATGCCTAAGATTCCTAATTTGAAAGGCGTAATTGTAAAAATTGGTAAATATATTTGAGAGTTGATCAGCATATTCCCACCTGCCTTTTTTTATTTATACTTAGTTTAACGATAAGGTTAGGGGAATTTGCTAATAATTGATGAAAGAATTCTGTTTTTTTTAATAAAACTGTTTAAAATTATTAAGAAGATCTAAAGTGAGGAAAACTCAAAAAAGTGCCATATGGTAACTAGTTGAACTTATATTAGTTTACAAGGGGCATCAGGTGGCTGTGCGTAATTAATTCAAAAGCTTAAGTGGAAACGTTCTTGTTGATTGAAAAGAAAAGCTCATTTTTCTTAACTTGAAAAATGGACTTTTTGCCAACAAATACAATCGTAAATTTAATTAAAATTAGGTAGATGGATGTTAACAATAACGCTGCGATAAATTTTTAGTTTGATTTATGATAACTTTCCGACTTTAGCTGAGATTGGTTAGAAGTCACAACATGGCATCACTGATTTTGAACTAAAACTTGGGTTTGTATTTGTAAAATTTTTTTCAACAAATCTTTTTCAGATTGATTATTGGTTTGTTGGATAAACTTTTGCAAAAGCTCAGTATTAATGTGAGCATCAGTGATTGCACCGCACCTATTTTGAACTTTTTCAGCTAAGCGGTGACTTTTTTTAGCCTTTTTTGGCGCAAATTTGATCAAATAAGTAGAGGCATAACGAAGGGTCTTAGCTTTCTTTCGAATTTGGTGAACTGTTTGGTATTCAGAAAAGTTAACAGCTTGATAACTTTTGACCAACTTTTTGGTTTTGCGCTGAAATTCGTGCTTAATTAATTGAGACCAATCAAAATTAGTTGAAAGTTCTAGTTGATTAAGTTGTTTATTAGCAACGGTTAAGTGATCTACCAGTATTTTCCAGTTATCTTCAGCCAACACTTGTCGCATTGCAACTAAACGTTTTGCATTTACTTGGACCAACAAATGAAAATAAGCTGGTGTATCTAACGGATGATTAAAAGCATAATCACTAATTTCACCAAATAAAACATCTAGTTCGCGCAGGGAGTTCAGCATTTTGGCGGCATTGCTGAGATTCTCGTCTAATATTTTAAAGCTAACCGGGTCAAGTTGAGGCTTGAGAAACTTATATAAACTGCGTAAAGAACGAATAGCTACACGTAAATCGTGGTTGCGATTGGGGTCAAAGGGATTATTAGCAAAACGGATTAAATCAGTTTTGATTGCAGTATTTTGCTGCTGTAAAATTTCAAAAATTGATAGCATAGTTCTTGCCTCCTTTCCAAATAAGGCCACAGACATAAAAGGTGCTGAAACAAGCTTCTTTTGCCTATATCATAACATCTAGAAACCAATTAGTAGTTAAATTTGACTAGACAAAACTTATTGTTACTAGCACAGATTACGGAATTTGATGCTAAAATATAATAGGTGATCTTAATTTATCGATAAAAAGATTAATTTTGGAAGGAAATATTATTTTGCGAAATTTAACGAGATGGCAGTCAAATGTAATTTTACTGTTGACTGCCATAATTTGGGGAACCAGTTATATTTTTATTAAGGAAGCCTTGCAGGGAAACTTGCCAGCGGGCCTCTTAAATGCTTTACGTGGTTTAGTTTTTTCAGGCTTAATGTTTTGCTTTTTTTCAAAATCAATTTGTAAAATAAATCGAACGGATTTTAAAATTGGACTTTTTTCTGGATTAATCAACTTTTTAGGATATCAACTGCAAACAAGTGGCTTGAAGTACACAACTCCTAGTAATAGTGCGTTTTTAACGGCAACTTATATTGTTATGATTCCGTTTGTTGTTTGGTTTTTGCTTAAACGAAAACCATTACCGAAGAGTTTTTTAGCAATTGTACTCTGTTTTCTAGGAACAATTGTTTTGACTAATTCATTTAGTAAGGGATTTTCATTACACTATGGCGATGCATTAACTTTAATCG harbors:
- a CDS encoding DUF3290 family protein; the encoded protein is MNFYSYKYLIQQNNQQNLFYIVSAGVVALIVIVMGWLWWRHRTEMKYRDLFVIMMLLLLLIIGSQVNEWQSVKNDFNQKSQIIQIMQRIAKVKHVKKNQVWSNTTDLTDGMLVMINHQIYRVTINDSGSNFSLMQVTLTSNSIKYIKTEK
- a CDS encoding MalY/PatB family protein, with the translated sequence MKVTEFVERYAVDRRNTDSVKWDCLESEFGSSDLLPLWVADTEFKVPNAVTEALQARISHGAYGYSRVVSGYQQAYINWQQQRYQTEIHPDWMRFGTGVVQSLSTLINVLTEPQEAVMVLQPVYYPFMHVIENNQRKLVVSELKRADHHYEMNFTDIEAKIKQQNVKLLINCSPHNPVGRVWTEKELTKLLEICRENEVLFISDEIHHDLIIGERPFISALSIADGLYRDNMVMVDSASKTFNLAALQNNHLVIPNPQLRTRYDNYVQRLKSPAGSLLGQVAAKAAYEEGAEWLAGMLGLIKQNFSYLKQHLEAASSAIEVFDLEGTYLAWVDLSQVIPPNELERVMKKDAKLALDFGKWFGEGGTGFVRINLATTPANIELAVKRLLSVIK
- a CDS encoding metallophosphoesterase; the encoded protein is MAKIYALSDIHGHYTELMQTLKRVDLKSKENKLVFLGDYVDNGRKSFQVLNEVMLLEKKYPTQIITLLGNHDEWFYNWLFNKEPQFNFNDFFETINSFIGTKSYSKLVAMVMKESDAFELDNLIRQKILQSPTNRPLLNWFTQKYQAKRYYITANQIFVHAGIDENAGDYWESITASETFTNKYPPTTGKFLKTIISGHVYSDEVAQNANYLGKIFWDRESHFFIDGHTDQSHVIPLLKYDTQENIYSSYKLISDHTWQEYIIDPKS
- a CDS encoding AI-2E family transporter gives rise to the protein MGAWEKFLNNVRLRRVVVLLVVILVLYLMRSLLSLILLTFIFTFLVLKFAGFLKRRAHLPTVTGVIIIYLAVVTALYLAITIYFPMIFKQTEAMIKYLIEFYQKPSVDANGFFKMIGNYISTSDIAAQMKNGVTLVFKYVTTVGTMGVTFILSLFLSFFFTIENRQMASFSRSFLSGPYAWFFQDIYYFAEKFVNTFGVVIETQFIIAIVNTVITTICLAVMQMPQLFSLSLLIFLMSLIPVAGVIISAIPMSVIGYSVGGVRYVFYIIIMLLVVHTLESYVLNPKLMSNKTELPIFYTFVVLFVAEHLFGMWGLIVGIPIFTFLLDILGVKPIRPTKAYLRRLRNHKKPKEEK
- the pepI gene encoding proline iminopeptidase gives rise to the protein MKIQEGYMPFHQYQTYFRIVGEANQDKAPLLLIHGGPGSSHNYFELIDDYAKTGRQLIMYDQIGCGKSSIPEDESIYVKETWAHELIALRKYLHLDEVHLLGQSWGGMLEMYYLTNYAPQGIKSVMINGSPASIKLWVKEQHRLLKYLSYEDRQAIAEAERTGDFTGPKYLAANDRYMERYCWDDPDENSPEPLRRPTNGKKASLIAEGPNEFTENGTISDFDVTEQLKNIQVPVLVTNGTDDLCTPLIAKLVYDHIPGAKWHLFANSRHLALLDQHDEFIQVLDQWLKAND
- a CDS encoding tautomerase family protein translates to MPLVRFDLQKGRSPEQIKRILDVTHTVVVDVFKVPQRDRYQIVTQHEPYEMVIQDTGLGFERSEKVVVISITSSPRKKEDIIKFYKTLAERLAANQLVDPKDLMVNMVLNTKENWSFGYGKAQFLTGEL
- a CDS encoding 2,3-diphosphoglycerate-dependent phosphoglycerate mutase; translated protein: MTKLVFIRHGQSEWNLENLFTGWVDVDLSEKGVEEAKEAGRKIKEAGLQFDQAYTSVLTRAIKTLHYALEESGQLWIPETKTWRLNERHYGALQGKNKAKAAEKYGDEQVHIWRRSYDVLPPLLSADDEGSAAQDRRYADLDPRAIPGGENLKVTLERVIPFWEDEIAPKLLDGKNVIIAAHGNSLRALTKYIEGISDADIMGVEMATGQPVVYDLDEKLNIVNKTKL
- a CDS encoding nitroreductase family protein, which translates into the protein MKFKKELVNNNFSDVIFNRHSVRLFDPKVKISRDELQEIIAQATTAPSACNLQSWHFVIIDTPEAKEKLKKSVLKFNYPQVDTSSAIIFVVGDTQSHTVYREVWQKVYDDHKITKEKLDQIFGTFLPMYENATPEFLQLDATVDGSIVATQLLLLARAHGYDANAFSGVNFKTIIPTLGLDAKRYIPIMGIAIGKAAEKPLETTRYDSKTQVDFL
- a CDS encoding DUF421 domain-containing protein, giving the protein MLSYTDITIKLAIGLLTIILQINLSGKSNLAPINALDQVQNYVLGGIVGGMIYNESITVLQYILVLLIWTLLVASLRFTTKHNKYIKWLIDGKPQTLIKNGRLIVATALKNGMSANDLTFRLRTEGISDIKKVKLAVLEQNGQLTITQYGDDSIKYPLIVDGQLNELMLENTGHDLKWLEGQLEKQKLQIKDIYLATYVDQQLNIFSYADVEH